The genomic stretch TGAGGACGCGCAGCGCTTCGGCCGCGCCGGCCATGACGTCGGGAACCAGGAAGACGCGATCGGGATCGACGCTCCACGCAAAGCGCCGCGCGGCGAATCCCGCAACGGCCCGCGCGAATCCCGCGGGATTCGCGTAGCCGCAATCGTCGCGTTCGACGGCTTCGCGAAGCGCCGCTTTGACCGGCTCGGCGAGCCCGAAATCCATCTCGGCGACGAACGCCGGCAGCACGTCCGGCGGATAGGCCGTCCACTTCTCGCTGCTGCGCGCGCGAAGCTGCTCGAGCGTTGGAACGACGAGGCTCACGCTTGAACCTCACAGCTCCATCCGTCGTAGTCGCCGGCGAACTCTTGCGCCAGCGTGGCGACGGCCGTGCGGATCGCCGTGATGGCGAAGGGATCGATGCGCTCGTTTTTGATAACGGTTACGACCTCGCCGGCCGCATCGACCAGGAAGCCGTGATCGGCGATCGCGCGCGCGAACCCGTCGCGGCGCCCCGCGTCTGAAAATCGCACGATATGGCGGATATCGCGCGGTCGCTCGAAATCGTCGCCGGCGTCGCGCAACGCCTGTAGCACTTTCATATCTTCGGCGAACTCGAGCTGATAGTGATCGGGATAGAGATAGCCGACGTAGATCGACCACGTCGGGTCGTCGGCGGCCAGAACTTTGAACTGGTATCCGGCGTACGATTCCATGATCTGCGCCACGGTCGCGGCGATCGTTGCGGTCTGCGGACCGTAGTAGTGGAACGTACGCAGCTTTCGGCCGGTAACCCGGCCCACTTGCAGCACGTCGAGCGCGAGCAGGGCGTCGTAGAGCGCGTTTTCGATCTCGGAGAGCCGCTCGAACTCACTTTCGGCCGGCATGCCGTTCGCGTCGGGCTCGCGCACGGCGACCGCGATCGTGTAGGCCGCCGGTTTCTGCGCGAGCGGAGCGGAGGCTTTGAGCTCGAGATCGACGGCGATCGAGACCGGTGCGCCGTCGAGCCTCGCGAAGTACGAGGACCAATCTGCCATCCCGACCGCTTCGCGTTGCGCGGGGTTCGCGCCCGCCGCACCGAAGAGAGCCGCGGGTGGTACGGGAGGAGTTCGAATGATCCGTCGTGTTGTTGCGGTGCTCGGTATCTGCGCGGTTGCGTTAAGCGCGCCGGCGCTCGCCAGCCTCAAAGTCGGCGATACCGCGCCGGCCTTTAAAGCCCAGGCGTCGATGGGCGGCAAGATTTTCGCGTTCGATCTTGCGTCGGCGCTCAAAAAAGGGCCGGTCGTGCTGTATTTTTATCCGGCCGCCTTTACGCCGGGCTGCACGATCGAAGCGCACGATTTTGCCGACGCGATCGGCCAGTACGCGGCGCTCGATGCGACCGTGATCGGCGTCTCGCACGATCCGATCGCAAAGCTGCAGAAGTTCTCGGTTAGCGAATGCCGGAGCAAGTTCGCCGTCGCGGCCGATGCGGATCTCGCGATCGCCAAAGCGTACGACGCGGTTTTAAAGGCCGCGCCGCAATACGCCGATCGCACCTCGTACGTGATCGCTCCCGATGGGAAGATCGTCTACGTCTACAGTTCGCTCAAACCCGACCTGCACGTCGCCAACACGCTCGAGGCGCTCAAAGCCTACGAGGCGAGCAAGAAGCGGTAGCGGCTTAGATCACGCAGTCGGCGAGGACGCGCCGCGCGCGCTCGTTATCGCCGGTGCTCATGGCGACGATCGCGTGTCCCTCGTCGCGCTGAACCATCGTCACCGAGCGCACTTCCACGTCGGCGTCGAGAAGCGCTTTCGAGAGTTTGGCCAGCGCTCCGGGCCGATCGGCGACGCGCGCGAGCACGACTTCGTCGGTCACGCAATTGAATCCATTGCCGGTCAGCAGCGCGAGCGCCTCGTCGGGCTTCTCGACGTCGAGCAGCAGCACGGCGTCGCCGCCGTGCGCGTGGGCCTCGAGATCGATGACGTTGATGTCGCGCTCCGCCAGGAGTGCGGCCGTTTCGGCGATGAGGCCGGGCCGATCGTGACAAACGATTCGTAGGCGCGTCTTCATCGCGTGCTCTCCTGCAAAGCTCGTTTCGAATGTTCGGCGGCGACGTCGTCGACGAACGCATCGATGGTTTCTCGACTAATGCCGGGCATGACGATCAAATGCGAAAAACGCTCGGTCGCGAGCTGCCATTTGGCTTTGACCGCGTCGCCGGTCTTGGGGAACACCACGGTGATCGCGTTGCGGTTGCGCCAAGCGGGGACGCCGCGGGCCACGAGCCGCTCCTGCGCGTAGGCGGCGAGATCCAAGCATCGATGGGCGCGTTCGCGCATGCCCTCGAGGCCGAGCGACCGGATGACGTACCATAGGGCGAGCGGCGTAAACCCGTTGCGCGAGCCGGAGATCGTCGTGTCGAGACTTCCGATGTAATCGATCGAGCGGGCGATCCGCTCGACGTTGCGCTTCTTGGCGAGCACGACGCCGCATGGAAGCGGAACGCCGAGAAACTTGTGCCCGGAAATCGAGATGCTGTCCGCACCGTCGGCAAAATCGAATGCCGGCCGCGGTTCCAAGAACGCGACGTAGCCGCCCGAGAGCGCGGCGTCGGAGTGAATGTAGCTTTGCCGGATCGTCAAGTCATCGAGCACGCCGCGAATGCGCGCGATGTCGTCACGCGCCTCGGTCATCGTCGTGCCGATATTGGCAAAGACGATCGGCGGCGAGTCGCGATGGATCTTGAGCGTTTCGCGCAGATCCTCGTAGTCGATCTCGCCCGTCTCCTGCGCGCGTATCATGATATGGCGCATGCCGAGAAAGTGCAGGTTCTTGCTCACACTATAGTGGGTCTGTTCGGAGAAATAAACGATCCCGTTCGGATAGAGTTCGCGCGCGAGATAGAGACCGTAGAGATTCCCTTCGGTGCCGCCGTTGGTAACGTACCCCCACCAGTTCCCCTCGGGTGCCCGCATCATTGCCGCAAAAAACTCGACGACCTCGCGTTCGAATTCGCGCGTGTTGACGCGGTACGTGCTCTCTGCGAACGGATCGCCGATGTTGTTGATGGCGAATGCAAGAAACTCGCCAAGTTCCCGGATGTCGAGATCTTTCGAGGCGGGATAGCCCACGGCAAAGGCGTTCGCATCACGCAGCCGCGTGCGAAGATCGTCGAGGCGCGAGCGATCGTCTTGTGAAAGCATTGGCCGCGAGCCTAGCTCGCTTCGTCGTTGGTGAAGAGCGGAGGCTGGCGCGTCCCGCGTCGCCGCGGCTGCGCGTCGAGCGCGGTGACTTCGCGCGGCGTGACTTCGATCTCCGCAACCTCGGGCGTATCGCCGGAGAGGGATGCCATCTCCTTGATTTTACGGCCCTGCGGCAGAACGCGGGTCTCCATCGAGCGCACCGCGCCGTTGTACGAGTCGACGGCCTTTTTGAGATTGGAACCCATCGAAACGAAATGGCTCGCAAACGTGCTGACGCGATCGTACAGCACGCGGGCCGCCTCGGCGATCGCCTTCGCATTCTCTTCCTGCTGACGCTGCTGCCAGCCCAGCGCGTAGGAGCGCAGGAGCGCCATCAGCGTGAGCGGGCTCGCGATGTAGATGCCCTTGGCGGCGCCGTATTCGATCAAGTCGGGATTCTCGGTGCAGGCGGCGCTCAGAAACGCTTCGCCGGGAACGAACATGACCACGAACTCCGCGGAGCCGTCGACGCGATGGTAGTTCTTCTTCGCAAGAGCGTCCACGTGGGACTTAAAGGCGCTCGCGTGCGCGCGCAGTTTATCGCGCCGGCCGCTCTCTTCGGGAATCTCGATCGCCTCGAGATAGGCGGCGAGCGGGGCCTTCGCATCGACGAAGATACGGGCGTTGCCCGGCAGCGAGACGGTCATATCCGGGCGGCCCATGCCCTCGCCGGTATCGAACGTTTGCTGTTCGTCGTAATCGACGTGCTCCTGCATGCCCGCTAACTCGACGACGCGTTTGAGTTGCACTTCGCCCCACTTGCCGCGCGTGGTCGGATTACGCAGCGCCGAAACCAAAACCGAGGTTTGCGTCGAAAGCTGGGACGTCGAAAGCTCGAGGCGGCCCGAGCGCTCGAGCAATCCGGCGATCTGCTCTTTAAGGCCTTCGTAGGCGCCGACGCGCGATTTTTCCATCGTTTGCACGAGTGCGTCGAACTCGTTGAGTTTTTGCGCGACCGGCAGCAGCGCTTTGTCGAAGCGCTCGTTGGCGATGGCGAGGAACTGCTCGCGCTGCATCTCGGCGATTCGGCCGTTGCTTTCGTGCATCTCGCTCTTGAGGCGCTCGGCGACGATTTCAACGCTCTGACGATGGCGCTCGTCGAGATCGAGCAAACGCGACTCGGCGATCGCACGCGCTTGCTCGGCTGCCTCCGCACGCTCGCGGTGGCGCGCGATTTCGCGGCGAGCGAGGGCCAGTGCGAGCGCGGCTCCGCCGACGAGACCGATAAGCAGAACCAGGACGAGCGAGAGCGTGCCGTTCACCCGATCAGACGTTCGACTTAACCGCGCAAAAACTTCGCGAAAAATGCAAGAGTTCGCCGCCACGCGTCCGCGGCGGCCGCCGGATCGAACGCGCCGCGCTGATCGTCGAAGAAGGCGTGGCCGGCCGTCGAATAGATGACGATATCGTTGGGCACGCGCAAGGCGTCGCGAAAGGCGCGAACGGATTCGGCCGGAATCGACGTATCGCGAGCGCCGTAACTGCCGCAGATCGGGATACGAATCTGGCCCGCATCGATACCCGCGGGATTGCCGTAGAACGGCGCGTCGGCCACAAAAACATCGCCGTTGGTAATTGCCTGGCGCAGCGCGATCGCGCCGCCCATGCAAAAGCCCGTGACCCCCACGCGCGCGCCGGGATGTGCCGCCGTTATCCAGTTGGCTGCGGCGCGAATATCGGCATCGGCCTGCGCGTCGAGCAATTGCTTGGCAAACGGGCGAAACGTGGCGATATCGCTGACGCCGTCACCGCTAGGGGCGTGAAAGCGCGAATACAAATCCGGCGCGATCGCGACGTAGCCTTCCTTGGCATATCGGCGCACGACGTCGCGAATCGAGGTGTCGACTCCCCAAATATGCATCACGACGACGATTCCCGGCGTATCGGGTCCCGCGTTCTTCGGCGATGCGGCATACGCGGCGATCGCGCCGTCGGGCCGGCGCAGTTCCACGTGCGCCGCAACGATCGCGGAGTCGTCCGGCGCGACCAGCGGCGGATGCGTTTTCCCGAGGCCGGCGCCTTGCCCGAGCCCGCGCGCGACCGTCCCTATACCGGCGGCGGCGCCCGCCGAGATTCCGACGAATGCCTCGCGATTGAGCCGGGCCGAGGTCGACGCGGTCGGATCGATCTCGCTCGCGTTTGCATCCTCCATTGTCGACGACTGCGGCCCGGCAGAGCGCAAACCCTTGCGCGGCAACCGATGGCGGACTTCGCATGAGTAATGCGTCACAAGCGCGTAGCTTGCTTGAATGAAACGCTTCGCGGTCGCCGTATTGGCCTTGGCGCTCGCCGGGTGCGGTCGCGCGCCGCAGGCCTCCACGCGGGCGGCGACTGCGCCGCCGAATGTTGCCGTCGGCGAACTCGTCAGCTACGGCCGCCGGATTATTACCGACACGCCGCAGACGATGAAGGGGTACGTCTCGGCGAATATGTCATGCGAGGCGTGTCACCCAAAGGCCGGCACGGCACGCGCCGGCAGTCTCGCGGGCATCTACGGGCAATTTCCGCAGTGGAACGCCCGCGCGCACCGCGTCATCTCGCTGCAGGATCGGATCGCGGAGTGTTTCCTTTACAGCATGAACGGCCGGCCGCCGGCCTACGAGAGTCGTCCGATGGAGGCGATCGTCGCATACATTGCTTCGCTCTCGCGCGGCACGCCGGTCGGAGCGATGCCGGACCCGGCGAATGGCACGCCGGCGGTGGTTGCGCCGCGCGCGGCGAGCGTCGTTCGCGGCGCCGGACTCTACGCGCAGCGCTGTTCGTCGTGTCACCAAGCAACCGGTGCCGGGGTGAACGGATCGTTTCCGCCGCTCTGGGGAGCCACCTCGTTTAACGACGGCGCCGGCATGCATCGATTGCGTACGATGGCCGCGTTCGTGCGCTACGCGATGCCGCAGAACGCTCCGGGATCGCTCACCGATCAGCAAGCCTACGACGTTTCGGCGTTCGTCTTACATCACGCGCGCCCGCATTTTCAGCGCAATCGGCTGGTAACGTTTCCCGCAAGACGAGCCGGCTATTTCTAGCAAGGTGTATCTGATTGTTTGTCACGCTCGGCGTCCTTCGATGGGGTTCGTCCTTCGACAAGCTCAGGATGACAAAATGAACAATCGAACGGTCGCTCATGAATGGGAGCTTTGGAAAGCGTGACGATCGTTCCCGGGCTCGCGCTGTGTCTGGTAGTTGCGATCCTTGCGTTCGCTTTGGGACGAGCGGTACCGATCGTCGGCGGTCCCGTTTTCGGTATCGTGATCGGCATGCTGGTCGCCCTCGTGCGCCGGCCGGACGCGCGCTTCGTTCCCGGCGTAAAAGTTGCGAGCAAACAACTCTTGCAGCTCTCGATCGTCGTGCTGGGTGCGAATCTCAGTCTCGCGGAGATCGTTGGAAACGGATTGCACTCGCTGCCGGTGATGCTCGGAACGCTCGTCATCGTGCTGATCGTCGCGTACGTTGCCGGCAACGCACTCGGCGTCGGGCGCGACTTGCGACGGCTGCTGGCAATCGGCACGGCCATCTGCGGCGGTTCGGCCATCGCGGCGCTTTCGACGGTCGTCGAGTCGAGCGAAGCCGATATCGCGTACGCAATTTCGACGGTTTTTCTCTTTAATATCGTTGCGGTGTTGCTCTTCCCGCCACTCGGCCATCTGCTCGCGCTCTCGCAACAAGCCTTCGGACTCTGGGCCGGCACGGCGATTAACGACACGTCGTCGGTGGTCGCGGCGGGTTTCGTTTACGGCCACGCGGCCGGCAACGAAGCGGTGATCGTGAAGCTCACGCGCACGACGCTGATCGTTCCGATCGTGTTGTTTTACGCCGGTAAAAAGATCTGGCAAGCGCGCGGAGCCGGCAGCGTCGTGGACTGGAAAGCGATCGTGCCGTGGTTCATCGTGTGGTTCGTCGTCGCTGCGGTGCTCAATACGTTCGGCCTCATTCCGGCAGGCTGGCACGGCGCGCTGACGGCGGTCGCGCTCTTCTCGATCGTCGTCGCGCTAAGCGGCGTTGGACTCTCGGCCGATTTCGCGCGCATGCGCAGCGCGGGATTTCGCCCGATTGCGCTCGGGTTAATCCTTTGGGTCAGCATCGCCATCGGCAGTCTGGCGATCGCGCGGTTCACCGGAATCGGCGGTTAGAACGGCTTTTCGGAGCGCTTGCCGAACGCCGCGCCGATGTAGGCGCGGAAACGTTGCGCGATCTCGGGCTGATAGCGTCCGGGCATCCAGAGTAAGCCGACCGATCGACGGCAAACCGGCTCGGTAACGCGCAGACGCGGCGGATCGTCTTCGGGAGCGGAGGTCGGTGCGGGAATGATCGCGACGCCGAGGCCGGCGGCGACGAGCCCGCGCACCGTTGCGATCTCCTCGCCTTCAAACGCGATGTTCGGTGTAAAGCCGGCTTGCGCGCAGAAGTCGTCGGTCAACGCGCGCAGGCCATACCCTTTGCGCAGACAGACGAACGAATCGTCGCGCACTTCGTGCAGGCGCACCGTGCGGCGTTTTGCAAAGCGATGATCGTGCGGCACGACCAGGAAGAGCTCTTCCGACGTCAATTCGATCGTCGTCACGCGATCGCTCGTCGGCGGTACGGGCGAAACCAGCGCGAGGTCGACCGCTCCCGATTCGAGTTCGGCGAGAATGATGTGCGAGGCGTTCTGTGCGAGCTGGAAACGCGCGGACGGATGCTGCTTCTTAAACCCGGCGATAAGATCGGGCACCACGCGCGTTCCGAGCGCGTGTGCGAACCCGAAGGCGACGACTCCCGACTCTGCATCGGAGAGATCGACCAGTTCGCGCCGGCCTTCCTCGATCGCGGCGAGCGCCCGCTCGACGTGGCGTAAAAACGCGCGCCCGTAGCGGTTGACCCGAATCGAGCGCCCGTGATGTTCGAAGAGCGTCACGCCCAGGTCCCGTTCCAGCCGAGCCATCGCTCGGCTCAAAGACGGCTGGGTGATCGATAGCTCCTCCGCCGCTTGGGTGACGTGCTCGGTCCGCGCGACCACCGCGAAATACTGAAGCTGCTGGAGTTCCATCCCGGAAGAATCGTCCGCCAGGCTGCAAAATCCATTCCATCGGCGACATGAATCTTGCTTCCGGCCGTCATTGGATTGCGGGTCTGGCGGGTCTACGATGAACGGGTAAACGCGCGCGACTGTGCAAAGAGTCCGGTCGGGCTCTTCCTTAATGTCTGGAAACGGAGTAGCAGAAACAAGTGCCGGAGACGATGGTCCAAGTCACGCTCCCCGAGATGGGTGAGTCGGTCACCGAAGGCTCGATCGTCGAATGGCGCAAGAAGGTCGGAGAGTACGTTGCCGAGGGCGACACGCTCGTCGAAGTGACCACCGATAAGGTGGACGTGGAGGTTCCCGCTACGGCCTCCGGCGTGATCAAAGCGATTCTGGCCGGCGAGGGCGAGACCGTCGCCGTCGGCGCGGTGCTCGTCGAGATCGACACCAACGCGAAAGACTCGGGCGCCGCTAGCGCCGCGCCGGCGCCGGCCGCGCCCGCGAACGGCAGCGCGAAGCCGTCGGGGCCGCCGAAGCTCGTCACGGTAACGCTGCCCGAAATGGGCGAATCGGTGACCGAAGGCTCGATCGTCGAGTGGCAAAAAAAGGTCGGCGATTTCGTGAACGAGGGCGATGCGATCGTCAACGTTACGACCGATAAAGTCGATGTCGAAGTTCCGGCGACGAGTTCCGGGGTCATTACCGCAATCCACGCCGCCGAAGGCGCGACCGTCGCCGTCGGCGGTCCGCTCGCCGACATCGATGCCAACGCGTCTGCCGGCAGCGCGGCACCGGTTGCGAGCGCGGCACCCGCCGCGGTTGCTCGCGCTCCAGTCGCCGCTTCGCCCGCACCGCCCGCACGTACGGGCGACGCCATGGCGACGCCGCAGGCGCGCCGCATCGCTCGCGCGCGCCGGATGACGCTTGCGAACGTGCGCGGTTCCGGCCCGAACGGCTTGATTTTGCGCGCCGACGTCGAGAAGCACGTTGAGGCGATTCCGTCGACGCCGCAATTGCCGCCGCAGTTGCCGCCGCTCGCTGCGGAGTCGAAGATCACGCCGCTCAAAGGACCGGCGGCCGCGCTCATCGGCTACATGGAAGCGAGTCTCGCGATTCCGACGGCGACGAGTTTTCGTACGCTCGCGGTCGAGGTACTCGACGGGCGCCGCAAAGAACTCAACGCCGCGCTCAAGGCGGCGGGCCGTCCGCAAAAGGTTTCGTTCACGCACGCGATCGCGTTCGCGCTCGTACGCGCCGCGCGCGAGCTGCCGTTCATGACCTACAGTTTCCGCCGCGAGAATAACGCGCCATCGCGCATCGAGCCCGGCATCCATCTCGGACTCGCCGTCGATTCGCAGCGCAAAGACGGCTCGCGGTTCCTCGTCGTACCGGTCATTAAGAACGCCGACGCCTTGGACTTCGCGGGCTTCCACGCGCGGTACGAAGCGCTCGTGGTCAAGGCGCGCGACAACAAGCTCGTCGCCGACGATCTGCAAGGCGCGTCGTTCACGTTGACCAATCCCGGCGGCATCGGAACGGTCGCATCGATTCCGCGGTTGATGGCCGGTCAGGGTTCGATTCTCGCTGCGGGTGCGATTGGGTATCCGGCCGGATTCTCCGGCGTCGACGAAGCAACGCTCAAGTCGCTGCGCATCGGCAAGGTCATGCAGATGACCTCAACCTACGATCATCGCGTCATTCAAGGCGCGCAGTCGGGTGAGTACCTCAAGCGCGTCGACGAACTGCTGCAGGGCAAAGACGGCTTCTACGAAGCGATCTTCCAATCGTTGGGGCTCAGTGCCGCGCCTATCCTGCGACCGCCTCAGGATGACAAGGTCGCGCTTTCGGCGGGTCGTGACAAAGCGGCGCCGTCGGACGAGATGTTGCGGGCGGTGGCGGCTGGGATGGCGGTCGTCGCGGCATATCGCACCCACGGACATTTGGCCGCGACGCTCGATCCGCTCGGCACGCAGCCGGTCGGCGAACCGTCGCTCGAGCCGAGCAATTGGGGGCTCACTCCGGCGTTGCTCGCGGCAATCCCGGCGTCGGTCTTGCGCGTGAAAGTGCCGGGCTCCACGCTCGCGGAAGTGCTGCCGCATCTCAAGGAAACCTACGCGTCAACGATCGCGTACGAGATCGAACACATCGCAAACACC from Candidatus Baltobacteraceae bacterium encodes the following:
- a CDS encoding DUF695 domain-containing protein, giving the protein MADWSSYFARLDGAPVSIAVDLELKASAPLAQKPAAYTIAVAVREPDANGMPAESEFERLSEIENALYDALLALDVLQVGRVTGRKLRTFHYYGPQTATIAATVAQIMESYAGYQFKVLAADDPTWSIYVGYLYPDHYQLEFAEDMKVLQALRDAGDDFERPRDIRHIVRFSDAGRRDGFARAIADHGFLVDAAGEVVTVIKNERIDPFAITAIRTAVATLAQEFAGDYDGWSCEVQA
- a CDS encoding peroxiredoxin, encoding MIRRVVAVLGICAVALSAPALASLKVGDTAPAFKAQASMGGKIFAFDLASALKKGPVVLYFYPAAFTPGCTIEAHDFADAIGQYAALDATVIGVSHDPIAKLQKFSVSECRSKFAVAADADLAIAKAYDAVLKAAPQYADRTSYVIAPDGKIVYVYSSLKPDLHVANTLEALKAYEASKKR
- a CDS encoding ACT domain-containing protein is translated as MKTRLRIVCHDRPGLIAETAALLAERDINVIDLEAHAHGGDAVLLLDVEKPDEALALLTGNGFNCVTDEVVLARVADRPGALAKLSKALLDADVEVRSVTMVQRDEGHAIVAMSTGDNERARRVLADCVI
- a CDS encoding histidine decarboxylase, giving the protein MLSQDDRSRLDDLRTRLRDANAFAVGYPASKDLDIRELGEFLAFAINNIGDPFAESTYRVNTREFEREVVEFFAAMMRAPEGNWWGYVTNGGTEGNLYGLYLARELYPNGIVYFSEQTHYSVSKNLHFLGMRHIMIRAQETGEIDYEDLRETLKIHRDSPPIVFANIGTTMTEARDDIARIRGVLDDLTIRQSYIHSDAALSGGYVAFLEPRPAFDFADGADSISISGHKFLGVPLPCGVVLAKKRNVERIARSIDYIGSLDTTISGSRNGFTPLALWYVIRSLGLEGMRERAHRCLDLAAYAQERLVARGVPAWRNRNAITVVFPKTGDAVKAKWQLATERFSHLIVMPGISRETIDAFVDDVAAEHSKRALQESTR
- a CDS encoding DNA recombination protein RmuC is translated as MNGTLSLVLVLLIGLVGGAALALALARREIARHRERAEAAEQARAIAESRLLDLDERHRQSVEIVAERLKSEMHESNGRIAEMQREQFLAIANERFDKALLPVAQKLNEFDALVQTMEKSRVGAYEGLKEQIAGLLERSGRLELSTSQLSTQTSVLVSALRNPTTRGKWGEVQLKRVVELAGMQEHVDYDEQQTFDTGEGMGRPDMTVSLPGNARIFVDAKAPLAAYLEAIEIPEESGRRDKLRAHASAFKSHVDALAKKNYHRVDGSAEFVVMFVPGEAFLSAACTENPDLIEYGAAKGIYIASPLTLMALLRSYALGWQQRQQEENAKAIAEAARVLYDRVSTFASHFVSMGSNLKKAVDSYNGAVRSMETRVLPQGRKIKEMASLSGDTPEVAEIEVTPREVTALDAQPRRRGTRQPPLFTNDEAS
- a CDS encoding dienelactone hydrolase family protein, with the protein product MTHYSCEVRHRLPRKGLRSAGPQSSTMEDANASEIDPTASTSARLNREAFVGISAGAAAGIGTVARGLGQGAGLGKTHPPLVAPDDSAIVAAHVELRRPDGAIAAYAASPKNAGPDTPGIVVVMHIWGVDTSIRDVVRRYAKEGYVAIAPDLYSRFHAPSGDGVSDIATFRPFAKQLLDAQADADIRAAANWITAAHPGARVGVTGFCMGGAIALRQAITNGDVFVADAPFYGNPAGIDAGQIRIPICGSYGARDTSIPAESVRAFRDALRVPNDIVIYSTAGHAFFDDQRGAFDPAAAADAWRRTLAFFAKFLRG
- a CDS encoding c-type cytochrome, which codes for MKRFAVAVLALALAGCGRAPQASTRAATAPPNVAVGELVSYGRRIITDTPQTMKGYVSANMSCEACHPKAGTARAGSLAGIYGQFPQWNARAHRVISLQDRIAECFLYSMNGRPPAYESRPMEAIVAYIASLSRGTPVGAMPDPANGTPAVVAPRAASVVRGAGLYAQRCSSCHQATGAGVNGSFPPLWGATSFNDGAGMHRLRTMAAFVRYAMPQNAPGSLTDQQAYDVSAFVLHHARPHFQRNRLVTFPARRAGYF
- a CDS encoding putative sulfate exporter family transporter, with translation MTIVPGLALCLVVAILAFALGRAVPIVGGPVFGIVIGMLVALVRRPDARFVPGVKVASKQLLQLSIVVLGANLSLAEIVGNGLHSLPVMLGTLVIVLIVAYVAGNALGVGRDLRRLLAIGTAICGGSAIAALSTVVESSEADIAYAISTVFLFNIVAVLLFPPLGHLLALSQQAFGLWAGTAINDTSSVVAAGFVYGHAAGNEAVIVKLTRTTLIVPIVLFYAGKKIWQARGAGSVVDWKAIVPWFIVWFVVAAVLNTFGLIPAGWHGALTAVALFSIVVALSGVGLSADFARMRSAGFRPIALGLILWVSIAIGSLAIARFTGIGG
- a CDS encoding LysR family transcriptional regulator, which encodes MELQQLQYFAVVARTEHVTQAAEELSITQPSLSRAMARLERDLGVTLFEHHGRSIRVNRYGRAFLRHVERALAAIEEGRRELVDLSDAESGVVAFGFAHALGTRVVPDLIAGFKKQHPSARFQLAQNASHIILAELESGAVDLALVSPVPPTSDRVTTIELTSEELFLVVPHDHRFAKRRTVRLHEVRDDSFVCLRKGYGLRALTDDFCAQAGFTPNIAFEGEEIATVRGLVAAGLGVAIIPAPTSAPEDDPPRLRVTEPVCRRSVGLLWMPGRYQPEIAQRFRAYIGAAFGKRSEKPF